Proteins from a single region of Pyrus communis chromosome 6, drPyrComm1.1, whole genome shotgun sequence:
- the LOC137738094 gene encoding GATA transcription factor 15-like yields the protein MLDPSDKGSESEGMTIKTPDAGSSEEGFKKTCADCGTSKTPLWRGGPAGPKSLCNACGIRSRKKRRAILGLNKENPNDKKGKKNKQLGDGLKQRLLALGREVLMQRSTVERQRRKLGEEEQAAVLLMALSYGSVYA from the exons ATGTTGGATCCAAGCGATAAA GGATCGGAGTCGGAGGGAATGACTATAAAAACCCCAGATGCCGGGTCATCGGAGGAAGGCTTTAAGAAGACCTGCGCCGATTGCGGAACCTCCAAAACCCCCCTGTGGAGAGGCGGTCCGGCGGGCCCCAAG TCGCTATGCAATGCGTGCGGGATCAGAAgcaggaagaagaggagggcTATTTTGggattaaacaaagaaaacccCAACGATAAAAAGGGCAAGAAGAACAAGCAGCTCGGAGACGGCTTGAAGCAGCGGCTGTTGGCTCTGGGAAGAGAGGTTTTGATGCAGCGATCGACGGTGGAGAGGCAGCGGAGGAAGCTCGGCGAGGAAGAACAAGCGGCGGTGCTTCTCATGGCACTCTCATATGGCTCTGTCTATGCTTAG
- the LOC137736193 gene encoding leucine-rich repeat extensin-like protein 3 gives MKFTHQTHFFFKLLLLLTVATTTLSSPLPKPKVTSKEQIECEMCSVCENPCGKVPSPPPPSPPPPSSPPPSPPSSSSNCPPPPTPPSSGTTYYSPPPPSQPTYYNYPPPQGGSGGGGCAFYPPPNGKNYPVPPPPNPIVPYFPFYYYNPPPHTASSSVQLVASHPLVYTVFSVALFSVMLCLF, from the coding sequence ATGAAATTTACTCATCAGACCCACTTCTTTTTCAAGCTTCTACTTCTACTCACCGTCGCCACCACAACGCTTTCTTCGCCGCTGCCGAAGCCTAAAGTGACTTCCAAGGAGCAGATCGAATGTGAAATGTGCTCTGTCTGCGAAAACCCATGTGGCAAAGTGCCATCCCCTCCTCCACCGTCGCCTCCTCCGCCCTCATCTCCGCCGCCTTCTCCGCCATCCTCATCCTCCAACTGTCCGCCGCCTCCCACGCCACCGAGCTCCGGAACCACCTACTACTCTCCTCCGCCACCTTCCCAGCCCACTTACTACAACTACCCGCCACCGCAAGGCGGCAGCGGGGGTGGCGGGTGTGCGTTTTATCCTCCGCCGAATGGCAAGAACTACCCAGTGCCACCGCCGCCAAACCCAATTGTGCCGTACTTTCCGTTTTACTATTATAACCCTCCTCCCCATACGGCGTCCAGCTCAGTCCAGCTGGTGGCTAGCCACCCATTAGTTTACACTGTTTTCAGTGTTGCTCTGTTTTCTGTTATGCTCTGTTTGTTTTGA
- the LOC137737219 gene encoding importin subunit alpha-2-like has protein sequence MSLRPSARTEVRRNRYKVAVDADEGRRRREDNMVEIRKSKREESLLKKRREGLQAQQFAPSLQPSNLEKKLESLPAMVAGVWSDDNSLQLESTTQFRKLLSIERSPPIEEVIQSGVVPRFVAFLMREDFPQLQFEAAWALTNIASGTSENTKVVIEQGAVPIFVKLLASPSDDVREQAVWALGNVAGDSPRCRDLVLSSGALMPLLAQLNELAKLSMLRNATWTLSNFCRGKPQPPFDQVKPALPALERLVHSNDEEVLTDACWALSYLSDGTNDKIQAVIEAGVCVRLVQLLLHPSPSVLIPALRTVGNIVTGDDLQTQCIINNGSLPCLLSLLTHNHKKSIKKEACWTISNITAGNRDQIQSVIEAGLIGPLVNLLQHAEFDIKKEAAWAISNATSGGTPDQIKYLVGEGCIKPLCDLLVCPDPRIVTVCLEGLENILKVGEAEKAVGNSEVNLYAQLVDDAEGLEKIENLQSHDNTEIYEKSVKILETYWLEEDEETLPAGDGTQPGFRFGGSEVQVPSGGFNFS, from the exons ATGTCGCTGAGGCCGAGCGCGAGGACCGAGGTCCGCCGGAACCGCTACAAGGTGGCGGTGGACGCCGATGAGGGTCGTCGCAGGAGAGAGGACAACATGGTGGAGATCCGGAAGAGCAAGCGCGAAGAGAGCTTGCTGAAGAAGCGTCGCGAAGGCCTCCAAGCCCAACAATTCGCGCCATCTCTCCAGCCATCAAATCTCGAGAAGAAG TTAGAGAGTCTGCCTGCCATGGTTGCTGGGGTTTGGTCTGACGACAACAGTTTGCAGCTGGAGTCCACTACGCAGTTCCGAAAACTGCTTTCGATTG AACGAAGCCCTCCGATTGAGGAAGTTATCCAATCAGGAGTTGTTCCCCGCTTTGTGGCATTCCTCATGAGGGAGGATTTTCCGCAACTTCAG TTCGAGGCTGCTTGGGCTCTTACCAACATAGCGTCAGGAACCTCAGAGAACACCAAGGTGGTGATTGAGCAGGGGGCAGTCCCAATCTTTGTAAAGCTTCTTGCTTCTCCGAGTGATGATGTTAGGGAGCAG GCTGTGTGGGCATTGGGAAATGTTGCTGGTGATTCCCCTAGATGTCGTGATCTTGTCCTCAGCAGTGGAGCCTTGATGCCGTTGCTAGCTCAGTTGAATGAGCTTGCAAAGCTTTCAATGCTGAGAAATGCAACATGGACACTGTCTAACTTTTGCAGGGGCAAGCCACAGCCTCCATTTGACCAG GTGAAGCCAGCACTTCCAGCCCTTGAACGGTTAGTTCATTCCAATGATGAAGAAGTCTTGACAGATGCCTGCTGGGCACTCTCGTATCTCTCGGATGGCACGAATGACAAAATCCAAGCTGTGATTGAGGCAGGTGTCTGTGTCCGACTTGTGCAGCTCCTCTT ACACCCATCTCCTTCTGTTCTCATTCCTGCACTTCGCACTGTTGGTAATATTGTGACCGGAGATGATCTTCAGACTCAG TGTATCATCAACAATGGTTCGCTCCCATGCCTTCTGAGCCTGCTGACTCATAATCATAAAAAGAGCATCAAGAAAGAAGCTTGCTGGACAATCTCAAACATTACAGCTGGAAACAGGGATCAAATACAG TCTGTAATTGAAGCTGGTTTGATTGGTCCTCTGGTCAACTTACTCCAACATGCGGAGTTTGACATAAAGAAAGAAGCTGCATGGGCAATCTCAAATGCTACGTCTGGTGGCACTCCTGATCAAATCAA GTACCTGGTTGGCGAAGGCTGTATAAAACCATTGTGTGATCTTCTTGTATGCCCTGATCCAAGGATCGTCACTGTTTGTTTAGAGGGGTTGGAGAACATTCTGAAGGTTGGGGAAGCTGAAAAAGCTGTGGGTAACAGTGAAGTTAATTTGTATGCCCAGCTGGTTGATGATGCTGAGGGTCTAGAAAAGATTGAAAATCTACAGAGTCACGACAACACTGAGATCTATGAGAAGTCTGTAAAAATTCTGGAGACATATTGGTTGGAGGAAGACGAAGAGACATTACCAGCAGGAGACGGAACCCAGCCAGGCTTCCGCTTTGGAGGGAGTGAGGTTCAGGTTCCATCTGGTGGATTCAACTTTAGCTGA